The genomic region aaatatatttgtcacCTGTTTTCTTCTCTGTCACTTCTGCTGTCGCCTCCTCTGGCTCCTCTTCttgtccttcctcctcttcctcctcctcctcctcctcctcctcctctagcTTAGCTGGTTGTAACGTGGTGACGGTCACCGTTTCCTCTGGGTCTGAGGTGACCGTGGAGGTGGCGGAGACAGAGGGGGAAGCTGCTGAGGTGGGGACAGTGGCTTCAGCctcagcagcatcagcagcaggaggagtAGTGGTAGCTGCAGGAGTAACCTTGGGGACGGATTTGCCTTTGACTCCCACTGAGGCCAGCGTCttctgcagctcctcctcctccaggctCACGGGGATCCCGTTCTCCAGGAGGAACTCATCCAGGTCCATGTACTCCAAGTGGAAGGTCTCCCCATCGTAGGGGATGGTCTTCTCCCAAATGGCTGGGGTCAAGGAGGCTGATACGCCTCCGCCACCACCACCGCCGCCGCCACCGCCGCCTCCTCCTCTGGAACCTCCACCAGCACTGGCTGCTCCGGCCCCGCCTCCCTCCACATCCTCAGATGAGCACAGCTTCTCTTTCTCTATTTCTGCATTAAAGACACGAGGGGAACAATGGTTAAAGAAATGTTTTCCGTGTGTGCACATGCCAACCCTGGTCCCCTCGGAGAGGCTCAGACAGGTGCACGCACAGGGACGCATAATTAGTGGATGCAAAGAGGCAGGGTGGAGAGAGGGGGGTGTGGCAGTGTGCaaaaattaatcaattaaaaaagAGGGTTTACATCAAATTAGCCTGTCAGTGAGTTTTAAAGTGGATGGAAAGATGGAATAAAAGGCAGACTGAGGCTTCAGGGACGAGGACAGAGCGCCTGCCTGCTCCACACATGCACCACCACAACACaaaccaccaccacacacactcaggacCAGATAACACAACACCAGTGTGTGCATTTGAAAGCCAAACACC from Epinephelus lanceolatus isolate andai-2023 chromosome 18, ASM4190304v1, whole genome shotgun sequence harbors:
- the tefb gene encoding TEF transcription factor, PAR bZIP family member b isoform X1, which encodes MSGKAALKPSGAVVTAAPQKSFPFVLKKIMDIPPPNILEEGEDEIEKEKLCSSEDVEGGGAGAASAGGGSRGGGGGGGGGGGGGGVSASLTPAIWEKTIPYDGETFHLEYMDLDEFLLENGIPVSLEEEELQKTLASVGVKGKSVPKVTPAATTTPPAADAAEAEATVPTSAASPSVSATSTVTSDPEETVTVTTLQPAKLEEEEEEEEEEEEEGQEEEPEEATAEVTEKKTDRSPAERNTPSPIDPDAIEVDINFQPDPTDLVLSSVPGGELFNPRKHKFSEEELKPQPMIKKAKKVFVPDEQKDDKYWSRRKKNNVAAKRSRDARRLKENQITVRASFLERENAALRQQVAELRKDCGRCKNILTRYEAKYGPL
- the tefb gene encoding TEF transcription factor, PAR bZIP family member b isoform X2 translates to MSTANQIFFGDRSDVPDLLKSLADYPFSFPAFDDTEIEKEKLCSSEDVEGGGAGAASAGGGSRGGGGGGGGGGGGGGVSASLTPAIWEKTIPYDGETFHLEYMDLDEFLLENGIPVSLEEEELQKTLASVGVKGKSVPKVTPAATTTPPAADAAEAEATVPTSAASPSVSATSTVTSDPEETVTVTTLQPAKLEEEEEEEEEEEEEGQEEEPEEATAEVTEKKTDRSPAERNTPSPIDPDAIEVDINFQPDPTDLVLSSVPGGELFNPRKHKFSEEELKPQPMIKKAKKVFVPDEQKDDKYWSRRKKNNVAAKRSRDARRLKENQITVRASFLERENAALRQQVAELRKDCGRCKNILTRYEAKYGPL